Proteins co-encoded in one Kribbella solani genomic window:
- a CDS encoding M81 family metallopeptidase, whose protein sequence is MTLRIGIAGIAIESSTFSPHRAGLADFDVRRGDRLLERYEFLGKDWAQGIEWVPLVHARSLPGGAVLPEVYDDLSAEIITRLEAAGQLDGFFFDIHGAMSVVGRQDAEADLATRIRSVLGPDVLVSASMDLHGNVSRELGTAVDLITCYRMAPHEDAMESRERALRNLVERVRSGKGKPGKAWVQVPVLLPGEKTSTRLEPAKSIYRRVAEIADEPGVLDAAVWVGYAWADEPRCRAAVVVTGDDHELITTRAAELARAYWDARDNFEFVAPTGTLAECVEAGLASSARPFLISDSGDNPTAGGAGDTSWTLGQLLTVEELAAGKATAIHASIADPDAVAACVAAGVGNEVHLTAGGKVDSGPAGPVALSGTVFSLSEDPVGGTVAVVKAGGLHSILTSRRKPYHHLADFTLLGLNPATTDLVIVKIGYLEPELYNLAADWLLALTPGGVDQDLLRLGHHGVLRPLYPFDPAMPAPTLTPELLP, encoded by the coding sequence ATGACGCTTCGGATCGGCATTGCCGGGATCGCCATCGAGTCCAGTACGTTCTCGCCGCACCGGGCCGGGCTGGCGGACTTCGACGTCCGCCGCGGAGACCGCCTGCTGGAGCGGTACGAGTTCCTCGGCAAGGACTGGGCGCAGGGGATCGAGTGGGTTCCGCTGGTACACGCGCGCTCGCTGCCCGGCGGCGCGGTGCTGCCGGAGGTGTACGACGACCTGTCCGCGGAGATCATCACCCGCCTCGAAGCGGCCGGTCAGCTGGACGGGTTCTTCTTCGACATCCACGGTGCGATGAGCGTAGTCGGCCGGCAGGACGCGGAGGCCGATCTCGCCACCCGCATCCGGTCGGTACTCGGTCCCGACGTACTGGTCTCGGCGTCGATGGATCTGCATGGGAACGTGTCCCGCGAGCTCGGTACGGCGGTCGACCTGATCACCTGTTACCGGATGGCGCCGCACGAGGACGCGATGGAGAGCCGTGAGCGCGCCCTCCGGAATCTGGTCGAGCGCGTGCGCTCCGGCAAGGGCAAGCCCGGGAAGGCGTGGGTTCAGGTCCCGGTGCTGCTGCCGGGGGAGAAGACGTCGACGCGGCTGGAGCCGGCCAAGTCGATCTACCGGCGGGTAGCTGAGATCGCGGACGAGCCCGGCGTACTGGATGCTGCCGTGTGGGTCGGGTACGCGTGGGCGGACGAACCGCGCTGCCGGGCAGCAGTCGTCGTAACCGGTGATGACCACGAGCTGATCACCACCCGGGCGGCCGAGCTGGCGCGGGCGTACTGGGATGCCCGCGACAACTTCGAGTTCGTCGCGCCGACCGGGACGTTGGCCGAATGCGTCGAAGCCGGCCTCGCGAGCAGCGCGCGCCCGTTCCTGATCAGCGACTCCGGCGACAACCCGACCGCGGGTGGTGCCGGCGACACGTCCTGGACGCTCGGCCAACTGCTGACCGTCGAGGAGCTCGCCGCCGGCAAGGCAACCGCGATCCACGCCAGCATCGCCGACCCCGACGCGGTCGCCGCTTGTGTCGCGGCCGGCGTCGGCAACGAAGTACACCTCACCGCCGGCGGCAAGGTCGACTCCGGCCCCGCCGGTCCGGTCGCCCTGTCCGGCACCGTCTTCTCCTTGTCCGAAGATCCGGTCGGCGGCACCGTCGCGGTAGTCAAGGCCGGCGGCCTCCACTCAATCCTCACCAGCCGCCGCAAGCCGTACCACCACCTGGCCGACTTCACCCTCCTCGGCCTGAACCCCGCCACCACAGACCTCGTCATCGTAAAGATCGGCTACCTGGAACCCGAGCTCTACAACCTCGCCGCCGACTGGCTCCTGGCCCTGACCCCCGGCGGCGTAGACCAGGACCTCCTCCGCCTGGGCCACCACGGAGTCCTCCGCCCGCTGTACCCCTTCGACCCAGCAATGCCCGCCCCAACCCTCACCCCAGAACTACTCCCGTAG
- a CDS encoding TetR/AcrR family transcriptional regulator — protein MEHRLSAEDRKKQLVKIGLMMLRTKPIHELSIDAIAGQAGISRGLLFHYFPSKRDYYVAVISAAGRRLLRVTKADESLPPEEQLREMLVQFVAFIARRRPAYISFVRGAAGGDDYAVEVYDETRAGLTKRILTYIGTPEVADAPTSPEYLRIHAWLSYTEDLALEWSGLPEEDRPYDANHLIDHSIEALHVLRKL, from the coding sequence ATGGAGCACCGACTCTCGGCGGAGGACCGCAAGAAGCAGCTGGTCAAGATCGGCCTGATGATGCTGCGCACGAAACCGATCCACGAGCTGTCGATCGACGCCATCGCCGGCCAGGCCGGGATCTCCCGCGGGTTGCTGTTCCATTACTTTCCGAGCAAACGCGACTACTACGTCGCTGTCATCTCAGCCGCCGGGCGTCGCCTGCTGCGGGTGACCAAGGCGGACGAATCACTCCCGCCCGAAGAACAACTGCGCGAGATGCTGGTGCAGTTCGTCGCGTTCATCGCCCGACGGCGGCCGGCGTACATTTCCTTCGTACGCGGTGCCGCTGGTGGCGACGACTACGCGGTCGAGGTGTACGACGAAACCCGCGCCGGCCTGACGAAGCGCATCCTCACGTACATCGGTACCCCCGAGGTCGCCGATGCGCCGACGTCACCGGAGTACCTGCGCATTCACGCCTGGCTGTCGTACACCGAAGACCTCGCCCTCGAATGGTCCGGCCTCCCCGAAGAAGACCGCCCATACGACGCCAACCACCTGATAGACCACTCCATAGAAGCCCTCCACGTACTCCGAAAGCTGTAA
- a CDS encoding acyl-CoA dehydrogenase family protein — MGFEPSARAQDLIARVAEFLRTEIEPVEAELHTAIRSAGDPWQPQPLIKDLQARARAAGLWNLFLPPAEPGNEQYGEGLSNLDYAPIAELTGRSFIAPYVFNCNAPDTGNMEVLLRYGTDEQQKRWLEPLLDATIRSAFCMTEPDVASSDATNMAATAVVEGNEVVLNGRKWWSTGVGHPDCELLIFMGLTAPDAHRYERHTMVLVPRDAPGVKVVRLLPAMSRYDEPHGHGEVSFTNVRVPVENILVGPGKAFEIAQGRLGPGRVHHCMRLIGLAEKSLELALRRGTSRTAFGKPLVNLGGNRERIADARIAINQARLLVLQTAYLLDTQGLVGALSEVSQIKVAVPRMAQDVIDMAIQLHGGGGLSDDFPLAAAWTSARALRLADGPDEVHRGVIAKIELASYLAGQEAT, encoded by the coding sequence ATGGGGTTCGAACCTTCGGCCCGGGCTCAGGACCTGATTGCCCGTGTTGCCGAGTTTCTGCGGACCGAGATCGAGCCGGTCGAGGCCGAGTTGCACACCGCGATCCGGAGTGCCGGCGACCCGTGGCAGCCGCAGCCGCTGATCAAGGACCTGCAGGCGCGAGCCCGCGCCGCCGGCCTGTGGAACCTGTTCCTCCCGCCGGCCGAGCCGGGCAACGAGCAGTACGGCGAAGGCCTGTCCAACTTGGACTACGCCCCGATCGCCGAACTCACCGGCCGGTCGTTCATCGCGCCGTACGTGTTCAACTGCAACGCGCCGGACACCGGCAACATGGAGGTCCTGCTCCGCTACGGCACCGACGAGCAGCAGAAGCGCTGGCTGGAACCGTTGCTCGACGCCACCATCCGCTCCGCGTTCTGCATGACCGAGCCGGACGTCGCGTCCTCCGACGCCACCAACATGGCCGCCACCGCTGTTGTCGAAGGCAACGAAGTGGTCCTGAACGGACGCAAGTGGTGGAGTACGGGCGTCGGCCATCCGGACTGTGAACTGCTGATCTTCATGGGCCTCACCGCACCCGACGCGCATCGGTACGAGCGGCACACCATGGTCCTCGTACCGCGTGATGCCCCGGGCGTGAAGGTGGTCCGGCTGCTCCCGGCAATGAGCAGGTACGACGAACCGCACGGCCACGGCGAGGTCTCGTTCACCAACGTGCGCGTACCAGTCGAGAACATCCTGGTCGGCCCGGGCAAGGCGTTCGAGATCGCCCAAGGGCGGCTCGGTCCGGGTCGCGTACACCACTGTATGCGGCTGATCGGACTGGCCGAGAAGTCCCTCGAGCTGGCGCTGCGGCGCGGTACCAGCCGGACCGCGTTCGGCAAGCCGCTGGTGAACCTCGGCGGCAACCGGGAGCGGATCGCGGACGCTCGGATCGCGATCAACCAAGCACGTCTGCTCGTCCTGCAGACCGCGTACCTCCTCGACACGCAAGGTCTGGTCGGTGCGTTGAGCGAGGTCAGCCAGATCAAGGTCGCGGTGCCGCGGATGGCGCAGGACGTGATCGACATGGCGATCCAGTTGCACGGCGGTGGCGGCCTGTCCGACGACTTCCCGCTCGCCGCGGCCTGGACGAGCGCCCGGGCGCTGCGGCTGGCCGATGGTCCGGACGAAGTGCATCGTGGCGTGATCGCCAAGATCGAGCTGGCCTCGTACCTGGCCGGTCAGGAGGCGACGTGA
- a CDS encoding SDR family NAD(P)-dependent oxidoreductase — MSRVLVTGAASGLGAALVARFVADGHQVLGTDVAEGTVDRRLDVRSADDWDAAVEWCKQNWGGLDILVNNAGIATGGRIDVETLDEWNRVVDINLMGVVRGCRAFTPMFKRQRSGYIVNTASAAGLIHPPMMSSYNTVKAGVVALSETLSHELRPYGVTVSVLCPSFFRTNLADSIRGADTTMGTAARQLIETSPRTADDIATAVLAGIAKKRFLIIPDRPARVAWLSKRYARPLYNRQMYKIAARAHIRAEREERSDRQ, encoded by the coding sequence GTGAGCCGGGTTCTCGTCACCGGTGCCGCGAGCGGGCTCGGCGCCGCGCTGGTCGCCAGGTTTGTTGCTGACGGCCACCAAGTGCTCGGTACGGACGTCGCCGAAGGCACCGTGGACCGGAGGCTCGACGTACGAAGTGCCGATGACTGGGATGCCGCGGTCGAGTGGTGTAAGCAGAACTGGGGCGGCCTGGACATCCTGGTGAACAACGCCGGGATCGCGACCGGTGGCCGGATCGACGTCGAGACGCTGGACGAGTGGAATCGGGTCGTCGACATCAACCTGATGGGTGTGGTTCGCGGGTGCCGCGCGTTCACGCCGATGTTCAAGCGCCAGCGTTCCGGTTACATCGTCAACACCGCGTCCGCGGCCGGGCTGATCCATCCGCCGATGATGAGCTCGTACAACACGGTGAAGGCCGGTGTGGTCGCGCTGTCGGAGACGCTGTCACACGAGCTGCGCCCGTACGGCGTGACCGTGTCCGTGCTCTGTCCGTCGTTCTTCCGGACGAATCTCGCCGACTCGATCCGCGGCGCGGACACCACGATGGGGACGGCCGCGCGGCAGCTGATCGAGACGTCGCCACGGACCGCCGACGACATCGCGACCGCGGTGCTGGCGGGGATCGCGAAGAAGCGGTTCCTGATCATCCCGGACCGGCCGGCCCGGGTGGCGTGGCTGTCGAAGCGCTACGCCCGCCCGCTGTACAACCGTCAGATGTACAAGATCGCGGCCCGCGCCCACATTCGCGCCGAACGGGAAGAGCGGTCGGACCGGCAGTGA
- a CDS encoding phosphotransferase family protein, with the protein MTGAPDGARPVRAEDAFDVAAMDAWLRSRTELPDGLPEVRQFTSGASNLTYLLAYPDRDLILRRPPSGTKAKSAHDMGREYRIQAGLKPVFRYVPEMVAHCNDETVIGSEFYLMERVAGTIPGHRALGVDLTAAQTRQLGFTLIDTLAELHAVDPAAAGLSDLGRGAGYVGRQLTGWSDRYRKAKTWNVPSYHKVISWLVDNQPNDVRTCVIHNDFRLDNVVLRPDDPLRVVGVLDWELATLGDPLMDLGSALAYWVQADDDWAFRRFKLQPSDVPGMLTRDEIVRYYTERSGLEPVNWAFYEVFGLFRLAVIAQQIYYRYHHKQTRNPRFKNFWLPVNVLERRCRRIIRQA; encoded by the coding sequence GTGACGGGAGCACCGGACGGCGCCCGGCCGGTACGGGCCGAGGACGCTTTCGACGTGGCCGCGATGGATGCCTGGCTGCGGTCCCGGACCGAGTTGCCGGACGGTCTGCCGGAGGTCAGGCAGTTCACCAGCGGCGCGTCGAACCTGACCTATCTGTTGGCGTACCCCGATCGCGACCTGATCCTGCGCCGCCCGCCCAGCGGCACGAAGGCGAAGAGCGCCCACGACATGGGCCGCGAGTACCGGATTCAGGCAGGCCTCAAACCCGTCTTCCGCTACGTCCCCGAAATGGTTGCTCATTGCAACGATGAGACGGTGATCGGCTCCGAGTTCTACCTGATGGAGCGCGTCGCCGGCACCATCCCCGGGCACCGCGCGCTCGGCGTCGACCTGACCGCTGCCCAAACCCGGCAGCTCGGCTTCACGCTGATCGACACCCTCGCCGAGTTGCACGCCGTCGATCCCGCCGCGGCCGGCCTGTCCGACCTCGGTCGCGGCGCCGGGTACGTGGGCCGTCAACTCACCGGCTGGTCCGACCGGTACCGCAAGGCAAAGACCTGGAACGTACCCAGCTACCACAAGGTCATCAGCTGGCTTGTGGATAACCAACCGAATGACGTCCGGACCTGCGTTATCCACAACGACTTCCGGCTCGACAACGTCGTGCTCAGGCCGGACGATCCGCTCCGCGTGGTCGGCGTCCTCGACTGGGAACTCGCCACTCTCGGCGATCCGTTGATGGATCTCGGCAGCGCACTGGCGTACTGGGTGCAGGCCGATGACGACTGGGCGTTTCGCCGGTTCAAACTGCAGCCGTCGGACGTACCCGGCATGCTGACGCGCGACGAGATCGTGCGGTACTACACGGAACGCTCCGGCCTCGAACCGGTGAACTGGGCGTTCTACGAGGTATTCGGGCTGTTCCGGCTGGCGGTGATCGCGCAGCAGATCTACTACCGCTATCACCACAAGCAGACGCGGAACCCGCGCTTCAAGAACTTCTGGCTGCCGGTGAACGTACTCGAGCGGCGCTGCCGCAGGATCATCCGGCAGGCTTAG
- a CDS encoding histidine phosphatase family protein, producing the protein MAAIYLVRHAQASFGARDYDKLSALGEQQAARLGQTLAEVQPALVVSGSMRRHQQTATLAGFTAEVDAGYDEFDHQEVIVAHKPAYRNHAVMVAELARTGHPQRAFQTMFTAATDRWMSGADGYSETFEAFCERSGAAVRRTAERLGKGESAVVFTSGGPIAAVVSRLLSGGDGLWPKLNPVTINTAITKVVSGRGGLTVVSYNEHVHLGTELLSYR; encoded by the coding sequence GTGGCTGCCATCTATCTGGTCCGGCACGCGCAGGCTTCGTTCGGCGCGCGCGACTACGACAAGCTGTCCGCGTTGGGGGAGCAGCAGGCGGCTCGGCTCGGGCAGACCTTGGCCGAGGTGCAGCCGGCGCTGGTGGTTTCCGGTTCGATGCGCAGGCATCAGCAGACCGCGACGTTGGCCGGCTTCACCGCGGAGGTGGACGCGGGGTACGACGAGTTCGATCACCAGGAAGTGATCGTCGCGCACAAACCCGCGTACCGGAATCATGCAGTGATGGTCGCCGAGCTGGCCCGGACCGGTCATCCACAGCGGGCGTTCCAGACCATGTTCACGGCGGCGACGGACCGCTGGATGTCGGGCGCGGACGGCTACAGCGAGACCTTCGAGGCGTTCTGCGAGCGGTCCGGCGCGGCGGTTCGGCGTACTGCCGAGCGCCTCGGGAAGGGGGAGTCCGCCGTGGTGTTCACGTCCGGCGGGCCGATCGCGGCGGTGGTGAGCAGGCTGCTGTCCGGCGGTGACGGACTGTGGCCGAAGCTGAACCCGGTGACGATCAACACCGCGATCACCAAAGTCGTGTCCGGTCGCGGCGGGCTGACTGTGGTGAGCTACAACGAGCACGTACACCTCGGCACCGAGCTGCTCTCGTACCGGTAG
- a CDS encoding SDR family oxidoreductase, with the protein MRRNILITGASSGLGAEMARQFAAKGHDLALTARRTERLEALRAELAGSYPQAKVVIHTLDVNDHEQVFEVFRAIDAELPLDRVVVNAGLGKGAPLGTGRFDANRDTALTNFVGSLAQAEAAMELFRARNAGHLVLISSISGLRGLPKTVTTYAATKAGLAALGEGLRMELLGKPIKVSTIYPGYIRSEMNEKVANTPLIVGTEPGVRAIVAAIEAEKAKAYVPRWPWAPIARVMRFAPLPVLRRMI; encoded by the coding sequence ATGCGACGGAACATCCTGATCACCGGCGCCAGTTCCGGGCTCGGTGCGGAGATGGCCCGGCAGTTCGCCGCGAAGGGCCATGACCTGGCGCTGACCGCGCGCCGTACCGAGCGCCTGGAAGCGTTGCGGGCCGAGCTGGCCGGAAGTTATCCACAGGCCAAGGTGGTTATCCACACGCTGGATGTGAATGACCACGAGCAGGTCTTCGAGGTGTTCCGGGCGATCGACGCCGAACTGCCGCTGGATCGAGTCGTGGTGAACGCCGGTCTCGGCAAGGGCGCCCCGCTCGGTACCGGCCGCTTCGACGCGAACCGGGACACCGCGCTGACCAACTTCGTCGGCTCGCTCGCCCAGGCCGAGGCGGCGATGGAGCTCTTCCGGGCGCGGAACGCCGGCCATCTCGTCCTCATCTCGTCGATCTCCGGGTTGCGCGGTCTGCCGAAGACGGTCACCACGTACGCGGCGACCAAGGCCGGCCTCGCCGCGCTCGGCGAAGGGCTCCGAATGGAGCTGCTCGGGAAGCCGATCAAGGTGAGCACGATCTACCCCGGTTACATCCGGTCCGAGATGAACGAGAAGGTCGCGAACACGCCGCTGATCGTCGGCACCGAGCCCGGAGTACGCGCGATCGTCGCCGCGATCGAGGCGGAGAAGGCGAAGGCGTACGTGCCCCGGTGGCCGTGGGCGCCGATCGCGCGGGTGATGCGGTTCGCGCCGCTGCCGGTGCTGAGGAGGATGATCTGA
- a CDS encoding LLM class F420-dependent oxidoreductase — MRWGLTVPLTGVPLRDHRDLISELYDLGYTDLWSAEVAGADAFTPLVLASEWDDRLRLGTAVVPVHTRGPAALAMSAAALADLAPGRFVLGIGASSETIVTGWNGIAYDPPLARTRDVLRFLRQAFAGEKVDGSFDSFTINRFRLEKAPDVPPAIMLAALRPQMLRLAAREADGAITNWLSAEDVRQVRAELGPGKELAARIFVCVTEDAEMARNIGRYLIATYLTVPGYAAFHDWLGRADLMKPMREAWSTGNRNAAMAAIPDHLVDALIVHGTPAECQSHINRYIENGLDTPIIATLPTATPLLQTAQSLAPNRRTPLRGD, encoded by the coding sequence ATGCGGTGGGGGCTGACCGTACCGTTGACCGGGGTGCCGCTGCGTGACCATCGGGACCTGATCTCGGAGCTGTACGACCTCGGGTACACCGATCTGTGGTCGGCGGAGGTCGCGGGCGCGGACGCGTTCACCCCGCTGGTCCTCGCGTCCGAATGGGACGACCGGCTGCGGTTGGGGACAGCCGTCGTACCGGTACACACTCGCGGTCCGGCCGCGCTCGCGATGAGCGCGGCGGCGCTCGCGGACCTCGCACCCGGCCGGTTCGTACTCGGCATCGGCGCGTCGTCCGAAACGATCGTGACCGGGTGGAACGGGATCGCGTACGACCCACCGTTGGCGCGTACGCGGGACGTACTGCGCTTCCTGCGGCAGGCGTTCGCGGGGGAGAAGGTGGACGGGTCGTTCGACAGCTTCACCATCAACCGGTTCCGGTTGGAGAAAGCGCCGGACGTACCGCCCGCGATCATGCTGGCCGCGTTACGCCCGCAGATGCTCCGGCTGGCCGCGCGAGAAGCCGACGGCGCGATCACGAACTGGTTGTCCGCCGAGGACGTACGCCAGGTCCGCGCCGAGCTGGGCCCCGGCAAGGAACTCGCCGCCCGCATCTTCGTCTGCGTCACCGAAGACGCCGAGATGGCCCGCAACATCGGCCGCTACCTGATCGCCACGTACCTGACCGTCCCCGGCTACGCCGCCTTCCACGACTGGCTCGGCCGCGCCGACCTGATGAAACCCATGCGCGAAGCCTGGTCCACCGGCAACCGCAACGCCGCCATGGCCGCCATCCCCGACCACCTCGTCGACGCCCTGATAGTCCACGGCACCCCGGCCGAATGCCAATCCCACATCAACCGCTACATCGAAAACGGCCTCGACACCCCCATCATCGCCACCCTCCCCACCGCCACCCCTCTCCTCCAAACCGCCCAATCCCTCGCCCCGAACCGAAGGACACCGCTCCGCGGCGACTGA